The following proteins are co-located in the Toxotes jaculatrix isolate fToxJac2 chromosome 9, fToxJac2.pri, whole genome shotgun sequence genome:
- the LOC121187013 gene encoding protein Aster-B-like isoform X7 — protein sequence MVEKGSDHSSDKSPSTPEQVVQRTYSLQSARSGGKNSKKSQSWYNHERQHILRVLSPTYKQRNEDFRKLFKQLPDTERLIVDYSCALQRDILLQGRLYLSENWICFYSNIFRWETLLTVRLKDICSMTKEKTARLIPNAIQVCTDTEKHFFTSFGARDRTYMMMFRLWQNALLDKPLCPKELWHFVHQCYGNELGLTSDDEDYVPPDDDFNTMGFSEEIPNEENEINNDNLSKSSTEAKPEGSPPPLHKKVVPNSTIPSPGNQDTPITFDLPTEEYADCLPDGELLAVPLVVEEKNNDTSGPGGPVPSPSLDFNDNEDIPTELSDSSETHDEGEVQAFHEDLNGRQYINEVYKFSVDKLYDILFTESQFMSDFMEQRRFSDVVYHPWKKEEAGNQTREIMYTISLSNPLAPKTATVTETQTLYKASQESECYIIDAEVITHDVPYHDYFYTLNRYMLTRVAKNKCRLRVSTELRYRKQPWGLVKGFIEKNFWSGLEENFRHLELELSKLEEILTETHQLSPKAKVVKNSTVRRKKRPLPHMRSQHLDEALSPVTTPTDEEVIQRIKQVAGSTQTRHQSPEHHHLPGGLALYSVSKLLLIISFVICLSLVLLVFLNMMLFYKLWMLEYSAQSLTTWQGLRLHESKLPQTQMEWAQLLEAQQRYHDAELQKWREIIKSSVVLLDQMKDSLLNLQRGIGLSDYSSEAEEKRSRYH from the exons GTGCTGAGCCCGACATACAAGCAGCGCAATGAGGACTTTAGGAAACTCTTCAAGCAGCTCCCTGACACAGAGAGACTCATTGTGG ACTACTCCTGTGCTCTTCAACGGGACATCCTCCTGCAGGGACGACTCTACCTCTCTGAGAACTGGATTTGTTTCTATAGCAACATCTTCCGCTGGGAAACACTG CTTACGGTGCGGCTAAAGGACATCTGCTCAATGACAAAAGAGAAGACCGCCCGCCTCATTCCCAATGCCATCCAGGTCTGCACAGACACTGAGAAG CACTTTTTCACCTCGTTTGGAGCCAGGGACAGGACGTACATGATGATGTTCAGACTGTGGCAGAATGCGCTGCTGGACAAG CCCCTGTGCCCCAAAGAACTGTGGCACTTTGTTCATCAGTGCTATGGCAACGAGCTCGGCCTAACCAGTGATGATGAGGACTATGTTCCCCCTGATGATGACTTCAACACCATGGG GTTCAGCGAAGAGATTCCCAACGAAGAGAACGAGATCAACAACGACAACTTGTCCAAGAGCAGCACTGAGGCCAAGCCTGAAGGGAGCCCTCCTCCGCTACATAAGAAGGTCGTCCCTAACAGCACCATCCCCAGCCCAGGCAACCAGGACACACCCATCACA TTTGACCTCCCAACAGAGGAATATGCAGACTGTCTACCGGACGGCGAGCTGCTGGCTGTGCCCTTGGTGGTGGAAGAGAAGAACAATGATACCAGTGGGCCCGGTGGTCCTGTGCCCTCACCATCGCTTGACTTCAACGACAATGAGGACATCCCCACTGAGCTCAGTGACTCCTCGGAAACACACGACGAAG GTGAAGTACAGGCTTTCCATGAGGATCTGAATGGCAGGCAGTACATCAACGAGGTCTACAAATTCAGTGTGGACAAGCTCTATGACATCCTCTTCACTGAGTCGCAGTTCATGAGTGACTTCATGGAACAGAGGCGATTTTCAG ATGTGGTCTACCACCCatggaagaaggaggaggctgGGAACCAGACCAGAGAGATCATGTACACCATCTCTCTGTCCAATCCCCTGGCCCCGAAAACAGCCAcagtcacagagacacag ACGCTGTACAAAGCCAGTCAAGAGAGTGAGTGTTACATCATCGATGCTGAGGTTATCACACATGACGTGCCCTACCACGATTACTTCTACACCCTCAACCGCTACATGCTCACCAGGGTGGCCAAGAACAAGTGCCGGTTACG GGTATCGACAGAGCTGCGCTACAGAAAGCAGCCGTGGGGGTTGGTGAAAGGCTTCATAGAGAAAAACTTCTGGAGTGGGCTAGAAGAAAACTTCCGTCATCTTG AATTGGAGCTGTCCAAGCTTGAGGAGATCCTGACGGAGACCCACCAGCTGTCACCAAAGGCCAAGGTGGTGAAGAACTCTACAGTGAGGCGAAAGAAGAGGCCGCTCCCCCACATGCGCAGCCAGCATCTGGACGAGGCGCTCAGCCCCGTTACGACGCCGACGGACGAGGAAGTGATTCAGAGGATCAAACAAGTGGCGGGATCCACACAGACCAGACACCAGAGTCCAGAACACCATCACCTGCCCGGAGGCCTGGCTCTGTACAGTGTCTCCAAACTGCTGCTCATCATCAGCTTcgt GATCTGTTTAAG CCTGGTCCTGCTGGTGTTCCTCAACATGATGCTCTTCTACAAGCTGTGGATGCTGGAGTACTCTGCACAGTCCTTAACAACCTGGCAAGGTCTACGGCTTCATGAaag TAAACTGCCTCAGACACAGATGGAGTGGGCCCAGCTCCTGGAGGCACAGCAGCGTTACCATGACGCCGAGCTGCAGAAGTGGAGGGAAATTATCAAGTCGTCAGTGGTGCTGCTAGACCAG ATGAAAGACTCTTTATTGAACCTCCAGCGAGGCATTGGTTTAAGCGACTACAGCTCAGAGGCTGAGGAGAAGCGAAGTCGCTATCACTGA
- the LOC121187013 gene encoding protein Aster-B-like isoform X6, which produces MNMELDEDCTMSDWEAVLELDEALAGWFLRGPARGEWGWEWGWAASDLQDPEWDTEDIPAVLSPTYKQRNEDFRKLFKQLPDTERLIVDYSCALQRDILLQGRLYLSENWICFYSNIFRWETLLTVRLKDICSMTKEKTARLIPNAIQVCTDTEKHFFTSFGARDRTYMMMFRLWQNALLDKPLCPKELWHFVHQCYGNELGLTSDDEDYVPPDDDFNTMGFSEEIPNEENEINNDNLSKSSTEAKPEGSPPPLHKKVVPNSTIPSPGNQDTPITFDLPTEEYADCLPDGELLAVPLVVEEKNNDTSGPGGPVPSPSLDFNDNEDIPTELSDSSETHDEGEVQAFHEDLNGRQYINEVYKFSVDKLYDILFTESQFMSDFMEQRRFSDVVYHPWKKEEAGNQTREIMYTISLSNPLAPKTATVTETQTLYKASQESECYIIDAEVITHDVPYHDYFYTLNRYMLTRVAKNKCRLRVSTELRYRKQPWGLVKGFIEKNFWSGLEENFRHLELELSKLEEILTETHQLSPKAKVVKNSTVRRKKRPLPHMRSQHLDEALSPVTTPTDEEVIQRIKQVAGSTQTRHQSPEHHHLPGGLALYSVSKLLLIISFVICLSLVLLVFLNMMLFYKLWMLEYSAQSLTTWQGLRLHESKLPQTQMEWAQLLEAQQRYHDAELQKWREIIKSSVVLLDQMKDSLLNLQRGIGLSDYSSEAEEKRSRYH; this is translated from the exons ATGAATATGGAGTTGGATGAGGACTGTACGATGTCAGACTGGGAGGCCGTGTTGGAGCTGGATGAGGCGTTGGCAGGGTGGTTTCTGAGGGGTCCAGCTAGAGGGGAGTGGGGTTGGGAGTGGGGCTGGGCTGCCTCGGACCTTCAGGACCCCGAGTGGGACACTGAGGACATCCCTGCT GTGCTGAGCCCGACATACAAGCAGCGCAATGAGGACTTTAGGAAACTCTTCAAGCAGCTCCCTGACACAGAGAGACTCATTGTGG ACTACTCCTGTGCTCTTCAACGGGACATCCTCCTGCAGGGACGACTCTACCTCTCTGAGAACTGGATTTGTTTCTATAGCAACATCTTCCGCTGGGAAACACTG CTTACGGTGCGGCTAAAGGACATCTGCTCAATGACAAAAGAGAAGACCGCCCGCCTCATTCCCAATGCCATCCAGGTCTGCACAGACACTGAGAAG CACTTTTTCACCTCGTTTGGAGCCAGGGACAGGACGTACATGATGATGTTCAGACTGTGGCAGAATGCGCTGCTGGACAAG CCCCTGTGCCCCAAAGAACTGTGGCACTTTGTTCATCAGTGCTATGGCAACGAGCTCGGCCTAACCAGTGATGATGAGGACTATGTTCCCCCTGATGATGACTTCAACACCATGGG GTTCAGCGAAGAGATTCCCAACGAAGAGAACGAGATCAACAACGACAACTTGTCCAAGAGCAGCACTGAGGCCAAGCCTGAAGGGAGCCCTCCTCCGCTACATAAGAAGGTCGTCCCTAACAGCACCATCCCCAGCCCAGGCAACCAGGACACACCCATCACA TTTGACCTCCCAACAGAGGAATATGCAGACTGTCTACCGGACGGCGAGCTGCTGGCTGTGCCCTTGGTGGTGGAAGAGAAGAACAATGATACCAGTGGGCCCGGTGGTCCTGTGCCCTCACCATCGCTTGACTTCAACGACAATGAGGACATCCCCACTGAGCTCAGTGACTCCTCGGAAACACACGACGAAG GTGAAGTACAGGCTTTCCATGAGGATCTGAATGGCAGGCAGTACATCAACGAGGTCTACAAATTCAGTGTGGACAAGCTCTATGACATCCTCTTCACTGAGTCGCAGTTCATGAGTGACTTCATGGAACAGAGGCGATTTTCAG ATGTGGTCTACCACCCatggaagaaggaggaggctgGGAACCAGACCAGAGAGATCATGTACACCATCTCTCTGTCCAATCCCCTGGCCCCGAAAACAGCCAcagtcacagagacacag ACGCTGTACAAAGCCAGTCAAGAGAGTGAGTGTTACATCATCGATGCTGAGGTTATCACACATGACGTGCCCTACCACGATTACTTCTACACCCTCAACCGCTACATGCTCACCAGGGTGGCCAAGAACAAGTGCCGGTTACG GGTATCGACAGAGCTGCGCTACAGAAAGCAGCCGTGGGGGTTGGTGAAAGGCTTCATAGAGAAAAACTTCTGGAGTGGGCTAGAAGAAAACTTCCGTCATCTTG AATTGGAGCTGTCCAAGCTTGAGGAGATCCTGACGGAGACCCACCAGCTGTCACCAAAGGCCAAGGTGGTGAAGAACTCTACAGTGAGGCGAAAGAAGAGGCCGCTCCCCCACATGCGCAGCCAGCATCTGGACGAGGCGCTCAGCCCCGTTACGACGCCGACGGACGAGGAAGTGATTCAGAGGATCAAACAAGTGGCGGGATCCACACAGACCAGACACCAGAGTCCAGAACACCATCACCTGCCCGGAGGCCTGGCTCTGTACAGTGTCTCCAAACTGCTGCTCATCATCAGCTTcgt GATCTGTTTAAG CCTGGTCCTGCTGGTGTTCCTCAACATGATGCTCTTCTACAAGCTGTGGATGCTGGAGTACTCTGCACAGTCCTTAACAACCTGGCAAGGTCTACGGCTTCATGAaag TAAACTGCCTCAGACACAGATGGAGTGGGCCCAGCTCCTGGAGGCACAGCAGCGTTACCATGACGCCGAGCTGCAGAAGTGGAGGGAAATTATCAAGTCGTCAGTGGTGCTGCTAGACCAG ATGAAAGACTCTTTATTGAACCTCCAGCGAGGCATTGGTTTAAGCGACTACAGCTCAGAGGCTGAGGAGAAGCGAAGTCGCTATCACTGA